The window AATGCCCGGATGTTCTCTTTGTATGGGCAACCAAGCCAGAGTAGAAGATAACGCAACTGTCTTTTCTACTTCTACGAGAAACTTCAATAATCGTATGGGTAAAGGGGCGCGAGTTTATCTTGGTTCGGCAGAATTAGCCGCAGTTTGTGCGTTATTAGGACGCATTCCCACGGTGGAAGAATACCTGGAAATAATCACTGAAAAACTTGACCCCTTCGCCGATGAATTATATCGCTATCTCAACTTCGATCAAATTGCTGGATTTGAAGATGAAGGGCGAGTAATTCCTTTGGAAGAAATGCCCAAAATAGAAGACATTTTGGGTATGCCGACGGCGGCGGCTAAGTAGTTATAATTGGAGAGTGGGCTTTGGCTCACTCTTTGATTTTTTCTCCGTGTAGTTGAGTAATTATGCCCGCGAAGGATAGTTATCATGATGCTGTGAAAAATGCTTTAATTAAGGATGGTTGGGAGATTACCGCCGACCCTTATCCGATTAGATATCAAGAAATTCGACTTTTTGCTGACCTTGCTGGAGAAAAGACTCTTTCTGCTACGAAATCAGGAAAACAAATTGTGATTGAAGTTAAAAGTTTTCTGGGTCGTTCGGCAATGCGTGAATTTGAAACAGCGTTAGGTCAATATCTTATTTATCGCGCTTTTCTTTCTGTCAAGAAAGCTGATTATACAATTTATTTAGCGATTGGTAAAAAGATTCATGAAGATTTTTTTCAGCAAAAAGCGATTAAATTTATTTTGCAGGAATACCAAGTTTTTTTATTAGTTATTGATTTTGATAAGGAGGAAATTGTTGAATGGATAAGTTAACTTATTATCAAACTGTTATCAAAAAAATATTAAATGAATATGAACGAATTTCTTTACAAGTTCCAGTTTCTGGTATTGATGAGATTTTTGTGTTTGACGATAATAAGAGTCAGTATTTATGGTATAATGTGGGCTGGGACGAAGGAAAAAGAGTGAAAGGAATTACAATTTATGTAAGAATTAAAAATGAGAAGATTTATGTTGAGGAAGATTGGACAGAAGAAGGAATTGCAACTGATTTGTTGAGAGAAGGTATCCCGAAAGAAGATATTGTTTTGGGTTTCCATCCACCAGAGGCGAGAAAGTTTACCGAATTTGCGATCGCGTAGCTCAGGGTTGCAGCTAAATAGTTATAATTTTAGAGTGAGTCTTTGGATCTCACTCTCTAAAGCTCTTGTTTTTCCTTAATTTTATGCCAGCTAAAGATATTTATCATGATGCAGTCAAAAATGCTTTAATTAAAGATGGCTGGACAATTACAGACGACCCTTATACTATCCAATATGAAGATGCAGAACTTTATGCAGATTTAGCAATAGAAAAAAGAACTACCAACGAAGGAAGTGAGTGTAAAATTATTATTGAAATCAAAAGCTTTATTAATCCTTCGCTGATGAGTGCTTTTGAAATGGCGTTAGGTCAATATATTTTGTATCGTAATTTTCTAAGATTAACAAATAAAGATTATGAAATTTACTTAGCAGTTAGAGATACTGTATACAATACTTTTTTTCAAAGAAAATCCGTTAATGCAATTGTAAAAATTAATCAAATTGCTTTGGTTATTTTCAATAATGAAAAGGAGGAAGTCACACAATGGATAAGTTAACTAATTATCGCACTTTAATTAAACAAATACTTACCGAATACAATAATTTATCTTCTCAATCCTCTAGTTGTAAGACTGAAACTTGTTTGGTTTTTGACGAGAATAACGATCATTATTTATGGCTAACTGTTGACTGGGAAGGAAGTAAACGACATAAGTATACCCGTGTTCATATTAGGATTAAAAATAACAAGATTTATATTGAAGAAGATTGGACTGAGGAAGGAATTGCTACTGATTTATTAAGAGAAGGTATCCCGAAAGAAGATATTGTCTTAGCTTTCCATCCACCAGACGTGAGGAAGTTTACCGAATTCGCGATCGCGTAACTCAGAGTTGCCGCTAAATAGTTATCAATGATTTGAGATTGTATCAAGGATACAGGGAGGAGATATGCTGACGGTTGTTTCGCCCGAAAAACTTTATCTTTCAGCCGGGACAGTGATGCGATCGCCTGCTACCTGGCAGGAGTATCAGGCTCTATGTGAGCAGCGAGGTGATGGGTCTATTCCTCGACTTAAATATCGTTCTGGAGAAGTGTTGTTGATGTCGCCATTACCTAAACATGGTAGAGATGCCCATTTGATTGCGGCTATCATTACGACGTTACTGGATTTTCAAGCTCAGGAATATGACGCATTTACCCCCGTAACAATGCAACTGCCAGAAGAAAGTGGCATTGAACCAGACTATTGTTTTTATATTGACCATTGGCAAGCTATTTCAGGTAAAGAACGAATTGATTGGCTCAATGACCCGCCACCGGATTTGGTACTCGAAATTGACATCACCAGTTATTCTGACGTGCAGGATTATCTACCCTATGAAGTGCCGGAAGTTTGGCTGTTTCGCAACCAACAACTGCTAATTTATCAACTCCAGGGAAATGCCTATCTTGTGGAGTCCCAGAGTCGCTATTTTCGGGGGCTGAATCTGTCGGAAATAGTGACGCGCGCTTTGACGGTAGCCTATGAGCGGAACACAAGCGCGGCAATTCGGGAGTTGAGGCGGAGTTTGGAGTGATAGGGAGCGGCTCTGCATCCCTTGCTGCCCCTTTATCAAAGGGATGGATTTGCCTTGAGCCTTTATTACCTCAAGGCAGGTGGTGTTTCAAAATACGTTAAATTTTACCTGTGCATCATCTTCATTCCTCGATCGCCGATCAATTAGTTTAAGACTCGTGACTAGCGATCGCCTAAACTTCCCACAGCTATAATATTTGGCATCAACGCTTTTAAGTCGAAAACCCTTGACAAAATAGGCAAAATATGTTACTAGAACTGAAACGATTTACGATTCCACCAGGACAAAAAATCTGGTTACATAACGTAACTTGGCAGGAATTAGAAGAAATTTTAGTAGATTTAGGAGAACATCGTGGTTCGAGAATTGCTTATGACAACGGAACATTAGAAATTATGACTCCTTTACCAGAACACGAAATTAGTAAAGTATTTATCACTAACTTTGTAGAATGTCTTTTGGAAGAATTAGACATAGATTTTTATCCCCTTGGTTCGACTACTTTCAAGAATAAAGAAATGTTGAAGGGAATTGAACCAGATAACTGCTTTTACATCGAAAATGAAGCAGCAGTGAGAGGCAAAAATCGACTCGATCTAACAGTTGATCCACCGCCAGATTTAGCATTAGAAATTGATGTTACTTCTCGAACCCATCCTAATATTTATGCAGCGTTAGGTGTGACTGAATTATGGCGTTTCGAGAAAGGAAAGTTACAAATTAATGTGTTGCAAGCTGGCAAATATACGGAAGTCGAATTTAGTCCTCATTTTCCTAATTTTCTTCTACAGTCAGCTATTCCCCAATATTTAGATCGGGTAAAAACTGAGGGAAGAAATAAGACGATGAAAGCATTTCGCGCTTGGGTGAGAGAGCAAATCGCTTAATAAAATTACTATTACTGCTGAGTTATTTTTAGGTACTCTTTAAATACTTTAGATAGGGTTTGCTGAAGAATTGTCAAAGGCTGAGACAATTGAATCTCTAACCACTAAACTTCGGCAGATGATTCCTGAATTAATGCTGCTGAACAATATTGTTCCGGCTAATTACCAAGGATTTCTACCGAAGCGTGTCGATGGGCTTGATTTTCAGCGATCGCGCAGACGAGAATGGGATGAGTAATCAATTTTTATTGTCTAGAGCAATGGTAAATCATTCGCGAAATTTGTTGTAGAGACGTTGTATGCAACATCTCTACATTTCTCGGAAAATTGTGCCACAATCAACAAATAAGGATTTACAGCAGGAAAAAAAATCGTGTTTGGCAAAATACGACAGATATTTAGTGGTGGAGAAAATCAACCGACTAACTCTTTAGTTGGAAAAGTGCTACGGCAACGTTACCAGATTACTGAAGAATTGGGAAGCGGTGGCATGGGGGAAACCTATGTCGCAATTGATTTAGATATTCCCACTAGCCCGAAACCTAAATGTGTTGTCAAGCGAATTAAGCCGCAACAAAAGCACAATCCTCATATTATCCGTTTGTTTCGTGAAGAAGGCGCAGCCCTGTATAAATTGTCGCAAAATTATGACCGCATAAACTCGTTTGATTGGTAACTGAACAAAGGCGGCTGCTTCGTTCGGGGTAAAAATTGCTGACATTTTTCAGGATAAAATTGTTCCCTTTACAGGGAATAGTTTAGCATAGTCTGAGAAAAATGAGGTAAAGAATACAGGATAGGCTGGAGAAGCTTGATTGTCCAAGAAGTATCTTCACTTGGTAGAAAATAAGCTTAGATCGGTCATTTGATGATCTAATTAGCATATCGCCCTTGCTGGGGTTTTTCTGAAGCTAGTTACAAAAGTATTCTTTGCTGAACTAAGTTGGAGACAGGTTGTACTTGACACTGACTTTGCGGTAACTCTGTGGTTATCTTTGATTAAGTTAAAATTGAAAGAGAGTCATTGCACCAAGCACCAGTGATGTCAAAATTTTAGCTATGCCATTAAAGTGAGGAGTAAAGAAGTTTGCCCACAGCAGCACAAGCAATTCAAGCTGCAATTTTGTGTCAGTGGTTGTCAAATGGATACCAGCCGATTAATATTTTTCGTTACGATGCGAAA is drawn from Oscillatoria salina IIICB1 and contains these coding sequences:
- a CDS encoding XisH family protein, whose product is MPAKDSYHDAVKNALIKDGWEITADPYPIRYQEIRLFADLAGEKTLSATKSGKQIVIEVKSFLGRSAMREFETALGQYLIYRAFLSVKKADYTIYLAIGKKIHEDFFQQKAIKFILQEYQVFLLVIDFDKEEIVEWIS
- a CDS encoding XisI protein, with the protein product MDKLTYYQTVIKKILNEYERISLQVPVSGIDEIFVFDDNKSQYLWYNVGWDEGKRVKGITIYVRIKNEKIYVEEDWTEEGIATDLLREGIPKEDIVLGFHPPEARKFTEFAIA
- a CDS encoding XisH family protein, producing MPAKDIYHDAVKNALIKDGWTITDDPYTIQYEDAELYADLAIEKRTTNEGSECKIIIEIKSFINPSLMSAFEMALGQYILYRNFLRLTNKDYEIYLAVRDTVYNTFFQRKSVNAIVKINQIALVIFNNEKEEVTQWIS
- a CDS encoding XisI protein, which gives rise to MDKLTNYRTLIKQILTEYNNLSSQSSSCKTETCLVFDENNDHYLWLTVDWEGSKRHKYTRVHIRIKNNKIYIEEDWTEEGIATDLLREGIPKEDIVLAFHPPDVRKFTEFAIA
- a CDS encoding Uma2 family endonuclease, translated to MLTVVSPEKLYLSAGTVMRSPATWQEYQALCEQRGDGSIPRLKYRSGEVLLMSPLPKHGRDAHLIAAIITTLLDFQAQEYDAFTPVTMQLPEESGIEPDYCFYIDHWQAISGKERIDWLNDPPPDLVLEIDITSYSDVQDYLPYEVPEVWLFRNQQLLIYQLQGNAYLVESQSRYFRGLNLSEIVTRALTVAYERNTSAAIRELRRSLE
- a CDS encoding Uma2 family endonuclease, with the translated sequence MLLELKRFTIPPGQKIWLHNVTWQELEEILVDLGEHRGSRIAYDNGTLEIMTPLPEHEISKVFITNFVECLLEELDIDFYPLGSTTFKNKEMLKGIEPDNCFYIENEAAVRGKNRLDLTVDPPPDLALEIDVTSRTHPNIYAALGVTELWRFEKGKLQINVLQAGKYTEVEFSPHFPNFLLQSAIPQYLDRVKTEGRNKTMKAFRAWVREQIA
- a CDS encoding DUF6888 family protein, translating into MPTAAQAIQAAILCQWLSNGYQPINIFRYDAKIKTLYLQAGTTDDIALIVFPDGSWSFV